From Topomyia yanbarensis strain Yona2022 chromosome 1, ASM3024719v1, whole genome shotgun sequence, one genomic window encodes:
- the LOC131682882 gene encoding transcription factor grauzone-like isoform X2, with protein MFKGELENCFTCFRQTDSTLPIQSNDESIEEIFVKHFWFTKDEYRDRSICTSCWEKIDEFHKFYCEVEKVHSFQSLVVEVKMEEHFTASDDDALAEPKEDVLGVETQNNSESKTETPIPSADPKTEEDNETDCAAPDQVLSEGNQSNSSDSQVQPDECSVASRRSKRIIGKRPAKVQQTKKREKEDDELNTLIRQRISLTCHKCSEPDAGTSAETFETFYQLRLHFRKVHNSNGYVFCCDRKWSTKMGLMTHLKKHEPAKGKTTQCPECKCTFKDKNSYEKHKVLVHTPEEQKRFKCDRCSKAFAAEYLLNSHIKWHEVVEKKNHYCTVCNKYFLRVQNLRNHIITHNRQAKQAVQEQTVTKNPATAKAKRRADEIAKQDKLIRETVSLNCSQCGFLGETFGKLVYHALKEHGNKYYAVICCDRRFGSREQLYEHCLRHLNPDHFRCEICGKSYADSSALQSHRWRIHTPVSERPFKCEICGDAFVKDYLLKKHMDTHLCKEQKSHFCELCNRAYSNALYLRVHQQKKHGAVCDWVCDVCAKGFAHRGALEEHRLTHTQEGLASLKMQCEKCKKWLINKGSYSKHKRICYDTGGPVKCDICGKESVNEAALMGHKNFHHSKRPMLKCSYCDKECRTPLRLKEHEATHTGAVLYQCPYCPRTSNSSSNMYSHKKTAHAEQWAEEVATRYYKR; from the exons ATGTTCAAGGGAGAGCTAGAGAACTGTTTCACCTGTTTCCGGCAGACAGACAGCACCCTACCAATCCAAAGCAACGACGAAAGCATTGAGGAAATATTTGTAAAACATTTTTGGTTTACG AAAGATGAGTACCGAGATCGATCCATATGTACCAGTTGTTGGGAGAAAATTGACGAGTTCCACAAATTCTACTGCGAGGTGGAGAAAGTACATAGCTTCCAATCTCTGGTGGTGGAGGTCAAGATGGAAGAACATTTTACTGCGTCGGATGACGACGCTCTAGCGGAACCGAAAGAGGATGTGCTCGGTGTGGAAACCCAGAACAATAG TGAATCCAAAACTGAAACGCCAATACCCAGCGCTGATCCCAAAACTGAAGAAGATAACGAAACTGATTGTGCAGCGCCCGATCAAGTGCTGAGCGAGGGCAATCAGTCCAATTCTAGTGATTCTCAAGTACAACCGGACGAGTGCTCCGTTGCATCTCGACGAAGCAAACGGATTATTGGTAAACGACCAGCCAAAGTACAGCAGACTAAAAAACGAGAGAAAGAAGACGACGAACTGAACACACTGATACGGCAGCGCATTAGTCTTACTTGTCATAAGTGTTCCGAACCGGATGCTGGCACCAGCGCCGAAACGTTTGAAACATTCTACCAACTGCGGCTACATTTCAGAAAGGTGCACAATTCGAATGGATACGTTTTCTGCTGTGATCGTAAGTGGTCGACGAAAATGGGATTGATGACCCATTTGAAAAAGCACGAACCGGCTAAAGGTAAAACTACACAGTGCCCAGAATGCAAGTGCACATTCAAAGATAAAAATAGTTACGAAAAACACAAGGTTTTGGTTCACACTCCGGAAGAGCAAAAACGGTTCAAGTGTGACCGCTGTTCGAAAGCATTCGCGGCAGAATATTTGCTTAATAGTCACATCAAGTGGCACGAGGTGGTTGAAAAAAAGAACCATTACTGTACGGTGTGTAATAAATATTTCCTGAGGGTGCAAAATTTGCGAAATCACATAATAACTCACAATCGTCAGGCGAAACAAGCTGTTCAAGAGCAGACGGTGACAAAGAACCCGGCTACGGCCAAGGCAAAACGACGCGCAGATGAAATCGCAAAGCAAGATAAGCTTATCCGGGAAACTGTCTCGCTGAATTGTTCCCAGTGTGGTTTCCTGGGGGAAACGTTTGGAAAGTTGGTATATCATGCACTAAAAGAGCACGGCAACAAATACTATGCAGTGATTTGTTGCGACCGCCGTTTCGGTAGTAGAGAACAGTTGTACGAACACTGTTTGCGACACCTGAATCCGGACCACTTCCGGTGTGAGATTTGCGGGAAAAGTTACGCAGATAGTTCCGCGCTGCAGAGTCATAGATGGAGAATTCACACGCCGGTTTCCGAGAGGCCGTTTAAATGTGAAATTTGTGGGGATGCATTTGTCAAGGATTACCTGCTTAAAAAGCACATGGACACTCATTTGTGTAAGGAACAAAAGAGTCACTTCTGTGAGCTGTGCAACAGAGCATATTCTAATGCGCTGTACTTGAGAGTCCACCAGCAGAAGAAGCACGGTGCGGTATGTGATTGGGTGTGTGATGTGTGTGCTAAGGGGTTCGCTCATCGTGGAGCACTCGAAGAGCATCGACTGACGCATACACAGGAGGGACTGGCGAGTTTGAAGATGCAGTGTGAGAAGTGTAAAAAGTG GTTGATCAACAAGGGAAGTTACTCGAAGCACAAGCGAATCTGTTACGATACGGGTGGACCAGTGAAGTGTGATATCTGTGGCAAAGAATCCGTTAATGAAGCCGCCCTGATGGGACACAAAAACTTCCATCATTCCAAGCGGCCCATGCTGAAGTGTTCGTACTGTGACAAGGAGTGTCGGACACCGTTGCGGTTGAAG gaacacgaAGCAACTCACACAGGAGCAGTGCTGTACCAGTGTCCGTACTGTCCGCGGACGTCCAATTCCAGCTCGAATATGTACAGCCACAAAAAGACCGCTCATGCGGAGCAATGGGCCGAGGAGGTTGCTACACGTTACTACAAACGATGA
- the LOC131682882 gene encoding transcription factor grauzone-like isoform X1, translating into MFKGELENCFTCFRQTDSTLPIQSNDESIEEIFVKHFWFTKDEYRDRSICTSCWEKIDEFHKFYCEVEKVHSFQSLVVEVKMEEHFTASDDDALAEPKEDVLGVETQNNSLCSESKTETPIPSADPKTEEDNETDCAAPDQVLSEGNQSNSSDSQVQPDECSVASRRSKRIIGKRPAKVQQTKKREKEDDELNTLIRQRISLTCHKCSEPDAGTSAETFETFYQLRLHFRKVHNSNGYVFCCDRKWSTKMGLMTHLKKHEPAKGKTTQCPECKCTFKDKNSYEKHKVLVHTPEEQKRFKCDRCSKAFAAEYLLNSHIKWHEVVEKKNHYCTVCNKYFLRVQNLRNHIITHNRQAKQAVQEQTVTKNPATAKAKRRADEIAKQDKLIRETVSLNCSQCGFLGETFGKLVYHALKEHGNKYYAVICCDRRFGSREQLYEHCLRHLNPDHFRCEICGKSYADSSALQSHRWRIHTPVSERPFKCEICGDAFVKDYLLKKHMDTHLCKEQKSHFCELCNRAYSNALYLRVHQQKKHGAVCDWVCDVCAKGFAHRGALEEHRLTHTQEGLASLKMQCEKCKKWLINKGSYSKHKRICYDTGGPVKCDICGKESVNEAALMGHKNFHHSKRPMLKCSYCDKECRTPLRLKEHEATHTGAVLYQCPYCPRTSNSSSNMYSHKKTAHAEQWAEEVATRYYKR; encoded by the exons ATGTTCAAGGGAGAGCTAGAGAACTGTTTCACCTGTTTCCGGCAGACAGACAGCACCCTACCAATCCAAAGCAACGACGAAAGCATTGAGGAAATATTTGTAAAACATTTTTGGTTTACG AAAGATGAGTACCGAGATCGATCCATATGTACCAGTTGTTGGGAGAAAATTGACGAGTTCCACAAATTCTACTGCGAGGTGGAGAAAGTACATAGCTTCCAATCTCTGGTGGTGGAGGTCAAGATGGAAGAACATTTTACTGCGTCGGATGACGACGCTCTAGCGGAACCGAAAGAGGATGTGCTCGGTGTGGAAACCCAGAACAATAG CCTTTGCAGTGAATCCAAAACTGAAACGCCAATACCCAGCGCTGATCCCAAAACTGAAGAAGATAACGAAACTGATTGTGCAGCGCCCGATCAAGTGCTGAGCGAGGGCAATCAGTCCAATTCTAGTGATTCTCAAGTACAACCGGACGAGTGCTCCGTTGCATCTCGACGAAGCAAACGGATTATTGGTAAACGACCAGCCAAAGTACAGCAGACTAAAAAACGAGAGAAAGAAGACGACGAACTGAACACACTGATACGGCAGCGCATTAGTCTTACTTGTCATAAGTGTTCCGAACCGGATGCTGGCACCAGCGCCGAAACGTTTGAAACATTCTACCAACTGCGGCTACATTTCAGAAAGGTGCACAATTCGAATGGATACGTTTTCTGCTGTGATCGTAAGTGGTCGACGAAAATGGGATTGATGACCCATTTGAAAAAGCACGAACCGGCTAAAGGTAAAACTACACAGTGCCCAGAATGCAAGTGCACATTCAAAGATAAAAATAGTTACGAAAAACACAAGGTTTTGGTTCACACTCCGGAAGAGCAAAAACGGTTCAAGTGTGACCGCTGTTCGAAAGCATTCGCGGCAGAATATTTGCTTAATAGTCACATCAAGTGGCACGAGGTGGTTGAAAAAAAGAACCATTACTGTACGGTGTGTAATAAATATTTCCTGAGGGTGCAAAATTTGCGAAATCACATAATAACTCACAATCGTCAGGCGAAACAAGCTGTTCAAGAGCAGACGGTGACAAAGAACCCGGCTACGGCCAAGGCAAAACGACGCGCAGATGAAATCGCAAAGCAAGATAAGCTTATCCGGGAAACTGTCTCGCTGAATTGTTCCCAGTGTGGTTTCCTGGGGGAAACGTTTGGAAAGTTGGTATATCATGCACTAAAAGAGCACGGCAACAAATACTATGCAGTGATTTGTTGCGACCGCCGTTTCGGTAGTAGAGAACAGTTGTACGAACACTGTTTGCGACACCTGAATCCGGACCACTTCCGGTGTGAGATTTGCGGGAAAAGTTACGCAGATAGTTCCGCGCTGCAGAGTCATAGATGGAGAATTCACACGCCGGTTTCCGAGAGGCCGTTTAAATGTGAAATTTGTGGGGATGCATTTGTCAAGGATTACCTGCTTAAAAAGCACATGGACACTCATTTGTGTAAGGAACAAAAGAGTCACTTCTGTGAGCTGTGCAACAGAGCATATTCTAATGCGCTGTACTTGAGAGTCCACCAGCAGAAGAAGCACGGTGCGGTATGTGATTGGGTGTGTGATGTGTGTGCTAAGGGGTTCGCTCATCGTGGAGCACTCGAAGAGCATCGACTGACGCATACACAGGAGGGACTGGCGAGTTTGAAGATGCAGTGTGAGAAGTGTAAAAAGTG GTTGATCAACAAGGGAAGTTACTCGAAGCACAAGCGAATCTGTTACGATACGGGTGGACCAGTGAAGTGTGATATCTGTGGCAAAGAATCCGTTAATGAAGCCGCCCTGATGGGACACAAAAACTTCCATCATTCCAAGCGGCCCATGCTGAAGTGTTCGTACTGTGACAAGGAGTGTCGGACACCGTTGCGGTTGAAG gaacacgaAGCAACTCACACAGGAGCAGTGCTGTACCAGTGTCCGTACTGTCCGCGGACGTCCAATTCCAGCTCGAATATGTACAGCCACAAAAAGACCGCTCATGCGGAGCAATGGGCCGAGGAGGTTGCTACACGTTACTACAAACGATGA
- the LOC131682877 gene encoding transcription factor grauzone-like: MSSTELENCFTCLRRSDNFLCITERDDVSGENVEAIFAKHFWFTKDEYRNRTVCTSCWEKIDEFHKFYCEVEKVHPPGIVVDEIKTETIDCCGEEEMMIGSDNDLRSDREPRDRLANPELDEGSNRSHTQVFVEPICKLEVKQESEPKVVNYDNTKSGTDDDYSDNDEECAADDDQYIDQVASSSSSSEESAAKSDESDSDVPLARRLAARKRKRKQLVQKRRVRGRTKLRKEKSDNEKLNAFIRQHMDITCHKCTETGLDSDETFETFYRLRVHFKKVHDTYGYIFCCNRKWSTKTGLVEHLKNHEPMKSDHSRCLECNCIFKDKGSYANHMFLVHTPEDQKQFKCDRCSKAFAAEDLLNSHIKWHEEVEKKNHHCQVCGKYFLSARNLENHNLSHHNFGESSSTMQNTAGEDIDEQSFDQPVDESLVQSCGSKVKRNIDDIAQQDELIKRYVSLNCSKCDFIGETFNKLSYHAFKVHNMNTHAVICCDRRFGKRQRLYEHCLRHLNPDHFKCDICGKTYADSSGLQIHKWWIHTPVSERPFKCDICGAAFVKDYLLKQHTNWHVNKERKTHFCEQCNKAYSNSQQLRAHLQKKHGAVCDWVCDICAKGFNHRALLEEHRLTHSEEGLASLKIQCEKCHRWLINKKSYLRHKRRCYDTSGPVKCDICGKESINEAALMGHKNFHHSNRPLFTCAFCGKECKTQLRLKEHEATHTGVVLYQCPYCPRTSNSSSNMYTHKKSAHPDKWAEEVAARFYTR, encoded by the exons ATGTCGTCGACCGAGCTGGAGAATTGCTTCACCTGCCTGCGGAGATCGGACAACTTCCTGTGTATTACCGAGCGGGACGACGTGAGCGGTGAAAATGTGGAAGCAATTTTTGCTAAACATTTTTGGTTTACC AAAGATGAATATCGCAATCGAACCGTCTGCACTAGCTGCTGGGAGAAAATTGACGAATTTCACAAGTTTTACTGTGAAGTGGAGAAGGTCCACCCTCCCGGAATAGTGGTGGATGAGATCAAAACGGAAACGATCGATTGCTGCGGGGAGGAGGAAATGATGATTGGTTCGGATAATGATTTGCGCAGTGATCGTGAACCGCGTGATCGGTTGGCGAATCCGGAGCTAGACGAGGGGTCTAACCGTAG CCACACCCAGGTTTTTGTCGAACCGATCTGTAAACTGGAGGTAAAACAAGAGTCCGAGCCGAAGGTGGTGAATTACGACAATACGAAATCCGGAACAGATGATGATTACAGTGATAACGATGAAGAGTGTGCTGCCGACGATGATCAATACATTGACCAGGTTGccagctcaagttcttcaagtGAAGAGAGCGCAGCTAAGTCCGATGAATCCGATTCGGATGTGCCCTTGGCAAGGCGTCTTGCTGCCAGGAAACGAAAGCGAAAGCAACTGGTACAAAAGAGACGAGTTCGAGGCAGAACCAAGTTAAGGAAGGAAAAGTCGGACAATGAAAAATTGAATGCGTTCATACGACAACACATGGACATAACGTGTCATAAGTGTACCGAAACCGGTCTAGATAGCGACGAAACGTTTGAAACATTCTACCGGTTAAGGGTACACTTTAAAAAAGTTCACGATACCTATGGGTACATATTTTGCTGCAATCGGAAATGGTCCACGAAAACGGGACTAGTAGAACATCTGAAAAATCACGAACCAATGAAAAGTGATCATAGTCGTTGTTTGGAGTGTAACTGCATTTTCAAAGATAAAGGTAGTTATGCGAATCATATGTTTTTGGTACACACTCCGGAAGACCAGAAGCAATTCAAATGTGACCGATGTTCGAAAGCATTCGCCGCTGAAGATCTGCTCAACAGTCACATTAAATGGCACGAGGAGGTGGAGAAAAAGAATCACCACTGCCAAGTTTGTGGAAAATATTTTCTCAGTGCAAGAAATCTAGAGAATCACAACCTAAGTCACCATAACTTCGGGGAGAGTTCTTCTACAATGCAAAACACAGCTGGGGAAGACATCGATGAACAGTCTTTCGACCAGCCTGTCGACGAATCTCTAGTCCAGTCGTGTGGGTCGAAAGTCAAACGAAATATCGACGATATAGCCCAACAGGATGAGCTTATAAAAAGATACGTCTCCCTGAACTGTTCCAAGTGTGATTTCATAGGTGAAACCTTCAACAAGCTGTCTTACCATGCGTTCAAAGTACACAACATGAATACTCACGCGGTCATTTGCTGCGATCGTCGCTTCGGTAAGCGCCAAAGACTATACGAACACTGCCTGCGTCATCTGAATCCCGATCACTTCAAGTGTGACATCTGTGGCAAAACATACGCCGACAGTTCGGGACTACAGATTCACAAATGGTGGATCCACACACCGGTTTCGGAGCGACCGTTCAAGTGCGACATATGCGGAGCAGCTTTCGTGAAGGACTATCTGCTAAAGCAACACACAAACTGGCACGTGAATAAGGAACGGAAGACTCACTTCTGCGAACAGTGCAATAAGGCTTACTCTAATTCGCAACAGCTTAGAGCACATCTGCAGAAGAAGCACGGTGCGGTGTGCGATTGGGTTTGTGATATCTGCGCCAAAGGTTTCAATCATCGGGCCCTACTGGAAGAGCATCGGTTAACTCACTCAGAGGAAGGTCTAGCCAGTTTGAAGATTCAGTGCGAGAAGTGTCATCGGTG GTTGATCAACAAGAAAAGTTATTTGCGGCACAAACGACGCTGCTACGATACATCCGGACCAGTCAAGTGTGACATCTGTGGCAAGGAATCAATCAACGAAGCAGCCCTGATGGGTCACAAGAACTTTCATCATTCCAATCGGCCTTTGTTCACGTGTGCGTTCTGTGGCAAAGAATGTAAGACGCAGCTTCGCTTGAAG GAACACGAAGCAACTCATACCGGTGTAGTGCTGTACCAGTGTCCGTACTGTCCCAGGACGTCTAACTCAAGTTCAAATATGTACACGCACAAAAAATCGGCACATCCGGACAAATGGGCCGAGGAGGTCGCTGCGCGCTTCTATACGCGATGA
- the LOC131682868 gene encoding histone H4, with protein MTGRGKGGKGLGKGGAKRHRKVLRDNIQGITKPAIRRLARRGGVKRISGLIYEETRGVLKVFLENVIRDAVTYTEHAKRKTVTAMDVVYALKRQGRTLYGFGG; from the coding sequence ATGACTGGTCGCGGTAAAGGAGGAAAGGGACTCGGAAAAGGAGGCGCCAAGCGTCATCgtaaggttcttcgtgataacatccagggaatcacaaagcccgccattcgtcgtctggctcgtcgtggtggtgtaaaacgtaTCTCCGGTCTGATCTACGAGGAGACACGAGGAGTGCTGAAGGTGTTCCTGGAAAACGTTATCCGAGATGCCGTTACCTACACTGAACATGCCAAGCGCAAGACCGTCACCGCAATGGATGTCGTCTACGCACTGAAGCgacagggacgcactttgtacgGATTTGGAGGTTAA
- the LOC131676433 gene encoding histone H2A, with the protein MSGRGKGGKVKGKAKSRSNRAGLQFPVGRIHRLLRKGNYAERVGAGAPVYLAAVMEYLAAEVLELAGNAARDNKKTRIIPRHLQLAIRNDEELNKLLSGVTIAQGGVLPNIQAVLLPKKTEKKA; encoded by the coding sequence ATGTCTGGACGCGGTAAAGGAGGCAAAGTTAAGGGAAAGGCAAAGTCCCGCTCGAATCGTGCTGGTCTTCAGTTCCCTGTGGGCCGAATCCACCGTCTGCTGAGAAAAGGAAACTACGCCGAACGTGTTGGAGCTGGAGCACCCGTCTATCTGGCGGCTGTGATGGAATACCTGGCTGCGGAAGTGTTGGAATTGGcaggaaatgctgcccgtgacaacaagAAGACCAGAATTATCCCACGTCAtctgcagctggccattcgCAACGATGAGgagttgaacaaactgctctccggagTGACCATTGCTCAGGGCGGTGTTCTGCCAAACATCCAAGCCGTGCTACTGcccaagaagaccgaaaagaagGCCTAA
- the LOC131682860 gene encoding histone H2B-like gives MAPKASGKAVKKAGKATKAIVKGDKKKRKQRRKESYAIYIYKVLKQVHPDTGVSSKAMSIMNSFVNDIFERIASEASRLAHYNKRSTITSREIQTAVRLLLPGELAKHAVSEGTKAVTKYTSSK, from the coding sequence ATGGCACCGAAAGCAAGTGGAAAAGCAGTCAAAAAAGCCGGCAAGGCAACGAAGGCCATTGTGAAGGGAGACAAGAAAAAGCGTAAGCAACGGCGCAAGGAGAGCTATGCTatctacatctacaaggtgttGAAGCAAGTTCACCCAGACACCGGAGTTTCCTCGAAGGCCATGAGCATCATGAACAGCTTTGTTAACGACATCTTCGAACGCATTGCATCCGAAGCTTCTCGCCTTGCTCATTACAACAAGCGCTCTACGATCACTTCCCGCGAGATTCAAACTGCTGTTCGTCTTCTGCTGCCGGGAGAGTTGGCCAAACACGCTGTCTCGGAAGGCACCAAGGCTGTCACTAAGTATActagctccaagtaa
- the LOC131676432 gene encoding histone H2B has product MAPKTSGKAAKKSGKAQKSIVKGDKKKRKQRRKESYAIYIYKVLKQVHPDTGVSSKAMSIMNSFVNDIFERIANEASRLAHYNKRSTITSREVQTAVRLLLPGELAKHAVSEGTKAVTKYTSSK; this is encoded by the coding sequence ATGGCACCGAAAACCAGTGGAAAGGCCGCCAAAAAATCCGGCAAGGCGCAGAAGAGTATTGTCAAGGGAGACAAGAAGAAGCGTAAGCAACGCCGGAAGGAAAGCTACGCCatctacatctacaaggtgttGAAACAAGTCCACCCGGACACCGGCGTCTCGTCAAAAGCCATGAGCATCATGAACAGCTTTGTTAACGACATTTTCGAACGCATTGCCAACGAGGCTTCTCGTCTGGCACACTACAACAAACGCTCGACAATCACTTCCCGCGAAGTACAAACCGCCGTTCGTTTGCTGCTGCCGGGAGAATTGGCTAAACACGCCGTTTCGGAAGGCACCAAAGCCGTCACCAAATACACCAGTTCCAAGTAA